The window atatatatatatatatatatatatatggtaataaaatgtaatatcccctaatatatttatgaaatatattaaataatatattaaatataacatATAATGTTATGCATTGtaaaatatagtataatatatattaaaataataaaaataaagcataatatatgtgtgtgtatattataaatgtatatataaatattaataatataaatattagaaaataaatattagaaaatgataaaatattataaatatataagagCAAAATATACAGTAATTTAATACGATATAATCCATTTGATTGTATTTGTATTATAATATTTAATCGTTTGTAAGTAAAATCTAATGCATACAACAAAATGTGAGATAATATAATGCATACTACAACCTAAATATTATGTAACATGTATATAACCTATTTTAGATGAACACCAATGCCATACAATGCTAAACAGGACGATGTAACACTTATTTTTTAggtcaaatattattttttttaaaaggcataagaacaatatataaaagacaaGTAAATAAAATACAAGGCAATTCAGTATTTATTGTGACTGTAACATCTCCAGTATAAGGTTATGTAACAATTCAGcgagaaataattgaatgtaaTGCAATAACATAAACAATAAGTGTAATATATCACAGAACACATAACAAATAAAAACTGATACACTTAATAcaaatcttttatatatatatatatatatatatatatatatatatatatattttagattcattttAGTTGATTttgatttatttgtattttaatacaaatcttttatttatttttatagattcATTTTAGTTGATTttgatttgtttgttcatttTGGGTGATTTTGATTAATTTGTATTTTAAtacaaatcttttatttttttagattcatTTTAGTTGATTTTGATTTGTTTCTTCATTTTAGCTGATTTTGAttaatttgtattttaaaacaaatcttttatttgtttttattttttagattcaTTTTAGTTGATTttgatttgtttgttcatttTAGCTGATTttgatttatttgtattttaatacaaatcttttatttatttttatgtttttttagatTCATTTTAGTTGATTttgatttgtttgttcatttTAGCTGATTttcatttatttgtattttaatacaaatcttttatttatttttatgtttttttagatTCATTTTAGCTGATTttgatttgtttgttcatttTAGCTGATTttcatttatttgtattttaatacaaatcttttatttatttttatggttttttttAGATTCATTTTAGCTGATTttgatttgtttgttcattttagctgattttgatttttttgtattttatatatcCACATATTTTATTATAGTCTGATCTATTGTTATCACCTCCTTATTCAttgtaaatcagtgtttcccaaccagggtgcctccagctgttgcaaaactacaactcttagcatgcccagacagccttcggctgtctgggcatgctgggagttgtagttttgcaacagctagaggcaccctggttgggaaacactgttttaaatCTTTGGGATTCTCTATAGCTGAGGAGATGGCTCTGGTCTTAGGCTCACATGgtatgctgtgacttgtagttccaCTGAAGATAAGACTAGCAGCACATGATGGTACTTGTAGTTCCACAGGGGGATATTGTGATAGGGAAATGATACAATAAGTTTTCCCATTTTCCTGCAGGTCCCAGGAGGTTGGTGTCCAGGAGAGGAGAGCACCCAGAGCGGCCCCTGCAGATTCAGAGGAGGAAACCCCGTGTCCTGTTCTCCCAGGTTCAGGTGtatgagctggagaggaggttcaAGCAGCAGAAGtatctgtctgccccagagaggGAGCAGCTGGCATCAGTGCTGAAACTTACCTCTACCCAGGTGAAGATCTGGTTCCAGAACAGGAGATATAAGTGTAAGAGGCAGAAACAGGACCAGTCCCTGGAGATGGCAGGACACCCTCTTCCTCCACGCAGGGTGGCAGTGCCAGTTCTGGTCAGGGATGGTAAACCCTGTCTGGGAGGAGTCCAGACTTTCCATTCCAGTTACAATGCCAGCTCCTATCCTTACCCAGTCTGCTTTAGTGGCTACACTGGGAATCCCTACTACTCAGGATCAGTGGCAGCCAGGGGCAGTCCATCAGTGCAGATGGTTAACATGAACTTGTCAGGAGCCCCTGCTGAGCAGGGACATCTACAGCCCACACTGCCTGGCATCAGGGCATGGTGACTGCCCATACGTGATATCTCTCAGGAAGGGCAATGGAGCTGTGCCCACCCATACTAACCTCAGGACACCAGGATACATTCACTGGAAACCGCCAATGCCAATGAGAAAAAGGGCTGGCaccatgtgggtggagggggcagcaagggggggggggactggaaaATATCATTGTGTGCCAGCAttgtatattatacattttatagAAGAAGGTTTATATTAATAAACGAGATTTAAATGACACCAGacctgatgtatatgatgtcatagagaaagaactgatgtatatgatgtcatagagaaaggcctgatgtgtatgatgtcatagAGGAAGAactgatgtatatgatgtcatagagaaagaactgatgtatatgatgtcatagagaaagaactgatgtatatgatgtcatagagaaaggcctgatgtgtatgatgtcatagagaaaggcctgatgtgtatgatgtcatagagaaagaactgatgtatatgatgtcatagagaaagaactgatgtatatgatgtcatagagaaaggcctgatgtatatgatgtcatagagaaaggcctgatgtgtatgatgtcatagagaaaggcctgatgtgtatgatgtcatagagaaaggcttgatgtatatgatgtcatagagaaagcctgatgtatatgatgtcatagagaaaggcccgatgtgtatgatgtcatagagaaaggcctgatgtatatgatgtcatagagaaagaactgatgtatatgatgtcatagagaaaggcctgatgtgtatgatgtcatagAGGAAGAactgatgtatatgatgtcatagagaaagaactgatgtatatgatgtcatagagaaagaactgatgtatatgatgtcatagagaaaggcctgatgtgtatgatgtcatagagaaaggcctgatgtgtatgatgtcatagagaaagaactgatgtatatgatgtcatagagaaagaactgatgtatatgatgtcatagagaaaggcctgatgtatatgatgtcatagagaaaggcctgatgtgtatgatgtcatagagaaaggcctgatgtgtatgatgtcatagagaaaggcttgatgtatatgatgtcatagagaaagcctgatgtatatgatgtcatagagaaaggcccgatgtgtatgatgtcatagagaaaggcctgatgtatatgatgtcatagagaaaggcctgatgtgtatgatgtcatagagaaagacctgatgtatatgatgtcatagagaaaggcctgatgtgtatgatgtcatagagaaagacctgatgtatatgatgtcatagagaaaggcctgatgtgtatgatgtcatagagaaagacctgatgtatatgatgtcacaGAGAAAGgcctgatgtgtatgatgtcatagagaaaggcctgatgtatatgatgtcatagaGAAAGGCCTGATGTATATGATATCATAGAGAAAGgcctgatgtatatgatgtcatagagaaaggcctgatgtatatgatgtcatagagaaaggcctgatgtgtatgatgtcatagagaaaggcctgatgtgtatgatgtcatagagaaagacctgatatatatgatgtcatagagaaaggcctgatgtgtatgatgtcatagagaaagtcctgatgtatatgatgtcatagagaaagacctgatgtatatgatgtcatagagaaaggcccgatgtatatgatgtcatagagaaaggcctgatgtatatgatgtcatagagaaaggcctgatgtgtatgatgtcatagagaaagacctgatgtatatgatgtcatagagaaaggcctgatgtgtatgatgtcatagagaaagtcctgatgtatatgatgtcatagagaaagacctgatgtatatgatgtcatagagaaaggcccgatgtatatgatgtcatagagaaaggcctgatgtatatgatgtcatagagaaaggcctgatgtatatgatgtcatagagaaaggcctgatgtatatgatgtcatagagaaaggcccgatgtgtatgatgtcatagagaaaggcccgatgtgtatgatgtcatagagaaaggcctgatgtgtatgatgtcatagagaaaggcccgatgtatatgatgtcatagagaaaggcccgatgtatatgatgtcatagagaaaggcctgatgtgtatgatgtcatagATAAAGgcctgatgtgtatgatgtcatagagaaaggcctgatgtgtatgatgtcatagagaaaggcctgatgtatatgatgtcatagaTAAAGGgctgatgtatatgatgtcatagagaaaggcccgatgtatatgatgtcatagagaaagacccgatgtatatgatgtcatagagaaaggcccgatgtatatgatgtcatagagaaaggcccgatgtgtatgatgtcatagagaaaggcccgatgtgtatgatgtcatagagaaaggcccgatgtatatgatgtcatagagaaaggcccgatgtatatgatgtcatagagaaaggcccgatgtatatgatgtcatagagaaaggcccgatgtgtatgatgtcatagagaaaggcctgatgtatatgatgtcatagagaaaggcctgatgtgtatgatgtcatagATAAAGgcctgatgtgtatgatgtcatagagaaaggcctgatgtatatgatgtcatagagaaaggcccgatgtatatgatgtcatagagaaaggcccgatgtatatgatgtcatagagaaaggcccgatgtgtatgatgtcatagagaaaggcctgatgtttatgatgtcatagagaaaggcctgatgtgtatgatgtcatagagaaaggcctgatgtgtatgatgtcatagagaaaggcctgatgtatatgatgtcatagagaaaggcctgatgtgtatgatgtcatagagaaaggcctgatgtgtatgatgtcatagagaaaggcctgatgtgtatgatgtcatagagaaaggcctgatgtatatgatgtcatagaGAAAGGCCTGATGTGTATGATGCCATAGAGAAAGgcctgatgtatatgatgtcatagagaaaggcctgatgtatatgatgtcatagaGAAAGGCCTGATGTATATGACGTCATAGAGAAAGgcctgatgtgtatgatgtcttagagaaaggcctgatgtatatgatgtcatagagaaaggcctgatgtgtatgatgtcttagagaaaggcctgatgtatatgatgtcatatagagaaaggcctgatgtatatgatgtcatagagaaaggcctgatgtatatgatgtcataTAGAGAAAGACCTGATGTATGTGATGTCATAGAGAAAGgcctgatgtgtatgatgtcatatAGAGAAAGGCCTGATGTATATGACGTCATAGAGAAAGgcctgatgtgtatgatgtcatagagaaagacctgatgtatatgatgtcatagagaaaggcctgatgtatatgatgtcatatagagaaagacctgatgtatatgatgtcatagagaaagacctgatgtatatgatgtcatagagaaaggccttatgtgtatgatgtcatagagaaaggcctgatgtgtatgatgtcatatagagaaaggcctgatgtatatgatgtcataTAGAAAGgcctgatgtatatgatgtcatagagaaaggcctgatgtgtatgatgtcatatagagaaaggcctgatgtatatgatgtcatagagaaaggcctgatgtgtatgatgtcatagagaaagacctgatgtatatgatgtcatagagaaaggcctgatgtatatgatgtcatatagagaaagacctgatgtatatgatgtcatagagaaagacctgatgtatatgatgtcatagagaaaggtctgatgtatatgatgtcatagagaaaggcctgatgtgtatgatgtcatatagagaaaggcctgatgtatatgatgtcatagagaaaggcctgatgtgtatgatgtcatatagagaaaggcctgatgtatatgatgtcatagagaaagacctgatgtatatgatgtcatagagaaaggcctgatgtgtatgatgtcatatagagaaaggcctgatgtatatgatgtcatagagaaagacctgatgtatatgatgtcatagagaaaggcctgatgtgtatgatgtcatatagagaaaggcctgatgtatatgatgtcatagagaaaggcctgatgtgtatgatgtcatatAGAAAGacctgatgtatatgatgtcatagagaaaggcctgatgtatatgatgtcatatagagaaaggcctgatgtatatgatgtcatagagaaaggcctgatgtatatgatgtcatagagaaaggcctgatgtgtatgatgtcatagagaaaggcctgatgtgtatgatgtcatatagagaaaggcctgatgtatatgatgtcatatagagaaaggcctgatgtatatgatgtcatagagaaaggcctgatgtatatgatgtcatatagagaaaggcctgatgtatatgatgtcatagagaaaggcctgatgtatatgatgtcatatagagaaaggcctgatgtatatgatgtcataTAGAGAAAGACCTGATGTATGTGATGTCATAGAGAAAGACCTGATGTATGTGATGTCATAGAGAAAGgcctgatgtatatgatgtcatagagaaagaactgatgtatatgatgtcatagagaaaggcctgatgtatatgatgtcatagagaaaggcctgatgtatatgatgtcatagagaaagacctgatgtgtatgatgtcatagagaaaggcctgatgtatatgatgtcatagagaaaggcctgatgtatatgatgtcatagagaaagacctgatgtatatgatgtcatagagaaaggcctgatgtatatgatgtcatagagaaaggcctgatgtatatgatgtcatagaGAAAGACCTGATGTATGTGATGTCATAGAGAAAGgcctgatgtatatgatgtcatagagaaaggcctgatgtatatgatgtcatagaGAAAGGCCTGATGTATATGACGTCATAGAGAAAGAactgatgtatatgatgtcatagagaaaggcctgatgtatatgatgtcatagagaaaggcctgatgtgtatgatgtcatagagaaaggcctgatgtatatgatgtcatagaGAAAGGCCTGATGTAAGAAACAGAAAAGCCAAAATATTAAGGAAACTAACCGgggaaaaaatctataaaaaaagcattttcttctttctttatcgcatctatgtcctatctatctatctatctatctatctatctatatatatatctcatatctatttatctatctatctctctcatatctatctatctcatttctctctcatatctatctatctatctcatatctatctcatatctatctcatatctgtctaactcatatctatctatctatctatctcatatctatctcatatctatctcatatctatctcatatctatctatctcatatctatctatctcatatctatctatctattatttatctatcttctatttatttatctgtctatctcatatctatccatctatctcatatctatctatctcatatctatctatctcatatctatctatctatctcttatttatctatctaagtaGCTGTTTATCTATATCTGTCACATCACCTATTATTTATCTTACATTTATCTATATCCGGTGTTCTTTGCTGTCTGTCTATTATCTGTATGAGTGatatgtaataataaaaaatatatatataatttttttttgaaaaatgaaatattACTGGAACAATAATTTAACATTGGTTATTAAATGAAAGCTACATTTCCTAATGGATTTTCATGGATGAGCTGTTAAATTACTTTTACCAACATTACAATgttatatataatactatatacatctcTTTATATAGAATCGTTGTGagctaaatatatatatgatactatTTATCTGTATGATGACATTATTTATACATACATATTGTAGATATACTAAACattatttatacacacatattatatGTATAAAGTATCATCATACAAATAAATAGTATATCTATAATATGTGTATAAAGAATCATTATACAGATACCTAGTATATCCATAAAATGTATGTATAACTAATGTCATCATACAGataaatagtattttttatacacattatgagggacatttatcaatcttcgcttatgtattctttttttttagtaattttttccttactgcgacgtatttatcatctGGTTTCagtctgttgataattttctttcacgtaaacacttttccctttttttactttggtagtagctttttctgctccatgtttgagctggagtaaatttagtcaatttttaatcctgttgcaacttttttttgtgcagttgcgactgtcgcagttaataaatacctgactacccgtagtccattttaaaattattactacgtagttaatttttggaaaacttgcttttctcgctttccagtcaaaattagatagatatgagatatgagatagat is drawn from Hyla sarda isolate aHylSar1 chromosome 4, aHylSar1.hap1, whole genome shotgun sequence and contains these coding sequences:
- the NKX2-6 gene encoding homeobox protein Nkx-2.6, which encodes MLPCPATSTPFSVKDILRLDHSQHPGGQVEAPSLRTEPPEVPPTNDRGGDSEDLGLPCDSPMREDETQEQSPRRLVSRRGEHPERPLQIQRRKPRVLFSQVQVYELERRFKQQKYLSAPEREQLASVLKLTSTQVKIWFQNRRYKCKRQKQDQSLEMAGHPLPPRRVAVPVLVRDGKPCLGGVQTFHSSYNASSYPYPVCFSGYTGNPYYSGSVAARGSPSVQMVNMNLSGAPAEQGHLQPTLPGIRAW